The DNA sequence CGGGCTGCGGCCAGGCGGCCCCGGTCCGCGGGTCGACGGGAGCCTGCGCGGCCTGGACGGGGGGCAGGGGCTGCGCGGGCGGGAGCGGCTGGGGAGCCGGGGCCGGGGGAGTGGCCTGGGGGAAGCCGTAGCCCTGCTGCTGCGGTACGGCGGGCGTGTTCCAGGCCTGCGGTACGGGCGCGGGGGCCTGCGGCTGCGGCTCGACCGGCGGCTGGGCCTGGGCCTGCGGCTGCGGTGGGACGGGCGGCTGGGCCTCGCCGCCGGGCGCGGCCTGGCCCTGCGCGGGCCACTGCGGCGCGGCCGTGGGCGCGGCGGGCTGGAACGCGGGCGGCAGCGGCGGAAGCCCGCCCTGCGGCGCGGGCGGCGGGGCCCACGTGGGCGGCGCGGCGTCCGGTACGCCACGGGGGTCGGCCTCTGGCGTGACGGGCGCGGCGGCCACGGGCGGCGGGACGACCGGAGCTCCGGTCGGGGGCGGGGCGTCGATGGGTGCGGCCGTGGGCGGCGGGGCGTCGACGGCTGGGCCGGAGGGCGGCGGGGCGATGATCGGAGTTCCGGTCGGGGGCGGGGCGTCGACGGGTGCGGCCGTGGGCGGCGGGGCGTCGGCGACCGCGCCGGAGGGCGGCGGGACATCGATGGGCGCGCCGGTGGGCGGCGGAGCGTCGGTCGACGCCGTGGCATCCACCGGCGCCACGGCGGGAGGCGCCGCCACAGGCGCATCGACAGCCCCGGCCCCCTCGACAGCCCTGGCCCCCTCGGCAGCCTCAGCCACCTCCGTGGCCCCAGCCGCAACGCTCGCCGCCCCCTCGGAAGCCGTACCGTCCGAAGGCGCGTCGACGGAAGCCACGTCACCGGAGACCACCTCGGCCGGGGTCACGTCACCGGAAGGCGCATCACCCTCCGAAGCAGAAGGCTCATCCACCGCAGGCCCGGCCCCGGCGTCGTCGCCGTCCTGCGCCTCGACCCCGGCCTCACCGGTGGACCCCTCGGCCTCACCGGCAACAGCGCTGACCCCCGGGTCGGCAGGCTCGTCAGGCGCGGCGGCGGGAGCCTCGTCCTCGGCCCGGGCGGCCTCCTGCTCAGCCATCTCCCGCTTCAGCGCGGCGGCCGAGAAGCGCATGGTGGCGCCGCTCTCCAGCTCACCACCGCCGTCCCCGGCGACGGCCCCGCTCCAGTCCGACGCACCGCCGGTCGCGGGCGGAGCCGCGGGCGGCGGCGGCACGGTCCAGTCCTGCTGGAAACCGCTCCCGACGGGAAGCTTGGGCACCACCGTCAGCGGAGCGGGGGCACTGCCGGAGTCACCGGAGTCGGAACCGGCGGCGGCATCGGGCTCCCCGCCCTCGGCGAACGGCGTGGACACGGGCGGAGGCGGCGTCGACACCGGCGGCGCGGCCGACGTGTCCTGGCTGCTGCCGGAGGCGTTCTGCGTGTACCAGGCGGGCGGCGCGTAGTCGATGGTGAACTCGCCCGTCGTCTCGGCAGCGGACTCCGCGTCGGACTGATCGCCGACGGGTGTGTCCCAGCCGCCGCGGATCTTGTCCCGATCGCTGCTCACAATGCCTCCTGGTGTGCTCGAGCACGCTCATGCCGTGGTGGGGGGCGACCGTTCCTGTCGTCCGATCCGCCTGGCTCTCCCCGTGTGACGGACGCGTGCACCCCACTCGCGGGTTCTGACGTCGCGCCCCGTCCCAGCCTAATCACCAACAGCACGAGCACGGCAGGCAAGTCCGCCCCCGGAACGACGTCCTTCACGCCACGTCTCATTCAAGGACGTTCAGCGACTCCTCAGCATCACGAGCAAACCGGTCGCACACCGTCAAAGGCCATGAAATGCCCCTGCGGGAACGGCGAAGGGGCGGAAGCGGTCCACACCGCTTCCGCCCCTTCCGGGCTTCCGGCGAACCCGGCCGCGCGGCCGGGCCGGTCTCACTCCGACGAGTCGGCGGCGGGCACGCCGCCGTTGTGGGGCGCGGGCTCCAGGTCGAACTCCCCGTCCCGCGCGCCCAGTACGAAGGCGTCCCACTCGGCCTTCGTGTACCGCAGCACGGTCTCCGGAGCGAGCGACGACCGCATGGCCACCGCGCCCTCCGGCAGATAGGCGATCTCCACCCGCTCCTCGTGTGCCTCGGTACCGGGGGCGCTCTGCCATGCGACCCCCGAGATGTCGAGAGCGTAGAGCTCGTTCTTCTCGCGCTCCTTGCGTGCCCTGACTTCCTCGTCCTGTGCCTCGGCCATGGCGGAACGGCCCCTTCCCGACGTACGAACGCGCTGTGCGCACACCCTACTTGGCGGCCGACGCTCGCGGAGCGCATACGACCGGTCACGGGTGCGCGCCCGCGCGCGGGGTCACGATTTCTTGAGCGCGGCCAGGGCGTCCCGGGCGTCGGACTTGATCATCTTCTCGACCTCCTGCTCGGAGGGCGCCTTGGCGCTGCCGCTCGTACTGCTCCCGTACCAACTCCACTGGAGCTCGAAGGTGAACCAGCCGTCCCGCACGCCCAGCGTCATGCCGCCGAACTCCTTGGGGCTCGTCTTGCTGCCCGTCGGGGACCGCTTCTCCACGATGAGGAAGGCCTCGTCCCCGATGCCGCCGACGGACTTCGTCGTGTACGCGTACGTGTCTCCCGACCGGTCCTCGAACCCCTTGTAGAGGGA is a window from the Streptomyces spectabilis genome containing:
- a CDS encoding SCO5717 family growth-regulating ATPase, giving the protein MSSDRDKIRGGWDTPVGDQSDAESAAETTGEFTIDYAPPAWYTQNASGSSQDTSAAPPVSTPPPPVSTPFAEGGEPDAAAGSDSGDSGSAPAPLTVVPKLPVGSGFQQDWTVPPPPAAPPATGGASDWSGAVAGDGGGELESGATMRFSAAALKREMAEQEAARAEDEAPAAAPDEPADPGVSAVAGEAEGSTGEAGVEAQDGDDAGAGPAVDEPSASEGDAPSGDVTPAEVVSGDVASVDAPSDGTASEGAASVAAGATEVAEAAEGARAVEGAGAVDAPVAAPPAVAPVDATASTDAPPPTGAPIDVPPPSGAVADAPPPTAAPVDAPPPTGTPIIAPPPSGPAVDAPPPTAAPIDAPPPTGAPVVPPPVAAAPVTPEADPRGVPDAAPPTWAPPPAPQGGLPPLPPAFQPAAPTAAPQWPAQGQAAPGGEAQPPVPPQPQAQAQPPVEPQPQAPAPVPQAWNTPAVPQQQGYGFPQATPPAPAPQPLPPAQPLPPVQAAQAPVDPRTGAAWPQPVQHDQRERTNPGAPLGYTAAVELSSDRLLNNKKQKTKSSRPVGGSRFRLGGKKEEAERQRKLELIRTPVLSCYRIAVISLKGGVGKTTTTTALGSTLASERQDKILAIDANPDAGTLGRRVRRETGATIRDLVQAIPYLNSYMDIRRFTSQASSGLEIIANDVDPAVSTTFNDEDYRRAIDVLGKQYPIILTDSGTGLLYSAMRGVLDLADQLIIISTPSVDGASSASTTLDWLSAHGYADLVQRSITVISGVRETGKMIKVEDIVSHFETRCRGVVVVPFDEHLAAGAEVDLDMMRPKVREAYFTLAAMVGEDFTRAQQAQGLWTSDGNPPPRVAPPLPGQQGYPVPGAQPYGGAAGYPQQPQPGAPYQPGQVPPQQP
- a CDS encoding DUF397 domain-containing protein; translation: MAEAQDEEVRARKEREKNELYALDISGVAWQSAPGTEAHEERVEIAYLPEGAVAMRSSLAPETVLRYTKAEWDAFVLGARDGEFDLEPAPHNGGVPAADSSE